TCGCTTCCGCAACAGGGCGAGCGACGGGCCCGCCGTGGCGGTGCACTATCCCACTGCAGGAGGAGATGTGCGGACCATGTATATGGGAATGCGCCATCTCGAACGCGATTCCCGGGTGCTCATCGTGGACGATTTCATGCGTGGAGGAAGCACTGCTGCGGGAATGCTCCAGGTTGCCCAAGAATTCGGAGCGAAGGTCACGGGGATGGGCGTGTTCCTGGTCTCTGCGGAACCTCAAAAGAAAGCTGTTCCGGAATACACGGCGTTGCTTCGCCTCTCCAACGTGGAGGGCGTGGCAAGGGTTGACGTGGCATCCCGCTGAATCGCTCTACAGCGCGTCCGGATCCGGTTTGACGCGAATCATGACCTGCGCTACAATCGTCCCGCGGAAGGAGGTGACCATGATCATGGTCGTAACGCTTGATGCGGACGAATGCATCGGATGTGGCGTGTGCTCTCAGATCTGCCCGGACGTGTTTGAACTGAATGAGGACGCGGGAAAGGCGAGAGTCATTCGTCCCGAAGGTGCGGAGTGTGCCACCGAAGCTGTAGACAGTTGCCCTGTCGGGTGTATCCATATAGAGCAGAAGTGACGGATCGACGGCTTTTCTGGCTCCCCTGGGGAAAGCCGCTTTCTGTGCGCCCTTGCGGGCCCATAGCTCAAGTGGTTAGAGCCACCGGCTCATAACCGGAAGGTTCCTGGTTCAAGTCCAGGTGGGCCCACCAGAATCATGAATGCCAAGCCACCGAGCGGTGGCTTTTTTTGTATGACCGGGGAGGTGCCGGGAGACGATGGAGAAGCGGGTGGACGAAATCCTGGAGGAAGTGCATTGGATCGCACCTTTTTCGGGAGCGGAATCCTGGGATAATGTGGGGCTTCTCGTCGGGTCACCTTCCTGGTCCGTGAAACGAATCGCCGTGGCCGTGGATGTCACCGAGGAGATCGTGGAGCGCGCCGCCCAAAAGGGGTGTTCGCTGCTTTTCAGTCATCATCCCCTTTTTCTGCACCCCTTGAAAAACGTGCTCCTCAATACGCGGGAGGGGCGGATCATTGAAAGGAGTCTGGCTCATCGCGTCGCCCTCGTCGCTCTTCATACAAACTGGGATCGCTCCCGCATCGGCGTGAACGTTGCTTTGGCGAGCGCGCTTTCTCTGCGGGATGTGAGGCCCCTCCTGCCGGCAACGGAGGCCGAACTGTGGGGTGATGGGGCCGTCGGTTCCCTTGATGCCGCAGTACCTCTGCGGGATTTTTGCGCGGGGCTCCGGAAAGCGTGGGATATCTCCTGGGTTCAAGCGTACGGAGATCCTCGCCGTGTCGTTTCCAGGGTGGCCCTTCTGGGAGGTTCCGGCGGCGGATTCTGGAAAGCTGCGTGCACATCGGGAGCACACGTGTACGTAACGGGTGATCTCAAGTATCATGATCGTTTGGACGCCCTGTGGCACGGGCTCGATCTCGTCGTGGTCGATCATGGCGAGATGGAGGAATGGTCCATGAAACATCTCGCCATGGCGGTCCGGGAGATGACAGGCCTTGAGACAGAGGTTTTTCCTCTTCCGCGGCGGATGTTTTCCGCGTAAGCGTCATGAGGTGATTCGAAGAGATGTGTGTATCGGAGAACCGCTGTGAATCGGCGGAAAACAAGAGGTGATCGGAAGTGAAGGAACGTGTTTTCAGCGGCATGCGCCCCACGGGAAAACTGCATCTCGGGCATCTGGCAGGAGCGCTGACGAACTGGGTTCGCATGCAGGACGACTATGAGTGTTTCTATTGTATCGTGGACTGGCACGCCCTTATGTCGGACTATGCCGACGTGAGCAGGGTGCGGAGCAACTGCCGGGAGGTTCTTCTCGACTGGCTCGCCTCCGGCCTTGATCCCGAACGGAGCACTATCTTCATTCAATCCCACGTGCCGGAGCACGCGGAACTCCATCTGGCCCTCTCCATGATCACGCCTTTGGGATGGCTTGAACGGTGTCCCACCTACAAGGACCAGATCCTCAATCTCAAAAACAAGGACCTGGGAAACTATGCGTTTCTCGGTTATCCTGTCCTCATGGCCGGAGACATTGTTCTCTACAAGGCGCATAAGGTGCCTGTAGGAGAGGATCAGTCCGCGCATCTGGAGATTACCCGAGAGATCGTGCGACGGTTCAACAATTTCTTCGGCGAGGTTTTCCCCGAGCCGGACATTCTGCTCACACCCTTTCCCAAGGTGCCGGGAACGGATGGAAGAAAGATGAGCAAATCCTACGACAACTCCCTGAACATCTCTGACACTACCGAGGTCATCTGGGAGAAACTTCGGACCATGATGACCGACCCCGCCCGGGAGCGCCGCTCCGATCCGGGAGATCCGGAAAAATGTCCAGTCTGGGATCTGCACAAGGTGTTTACCTCCGATGCGGTCTGCCGCGAGGAGCTTGCCCAGGGATGCCGCACTGCGGGAATCGGCTGCATCGACTGTAAGAAAGTGCTCCGGGACAACGTGAACACTCTGCTCGATCCGATTCGGGAGCGCCGGCATCACTACGAGAACCACGGGGACGAAGTGATGGACATCCTGGCGGAGGGAGCGAAGAAGGCCCGTCTCGTCGCCGCGGCGACGATGAACGAAGTGAAGCAGGCCATGGGGCTTGTCCTGTAGGAACAGGTGCGGCGAGCCTTTTTGGAAATTTCAGTGGTCTCCACTCTCTTGAGCCGAGAACGACGCGACAGGAGTGGATGCCATGTTCTATGAAGTGGTGACGGGTTCGTTCGCCGGACCGCTGGATGTGTTGTGTGCACTTGTAGAATCCCGTTCCATCGAGGTTTCCACCATTCGCGTCTGGGAGGTCATTTCCCTTTATGGGAAGTACCTTTCCGAGACGGAACGTACGACCATCAAGGAATTGGCGGAATTCCTCTCTCTTGCGGCACGCCTTCTGCTCGGGAAGGTGCATGCGCTCCTTCCCGAGCAGAAGGCGGCGGTGCTTCCCGGGGATGAGGACGATGCTCCGGAAGACCTAGTCCGAGCCCTTTCCCGCTACCGTCCCTACCGGAAGGCGGCGGAGGTTTTCGGCGAGCGGTTTCGGGTGCGCAGTGCCTTTTTCTCCCGCCCGGGAGCCGACGAAGGGCCGCCCATCTACGATCTGGGGGATCTCTATGCGCTTTCCCGTCTCTGGTGGCGCCTGCTCGACCGGAAACGGGGCGGTGCTCAGGGGGATGAAGAAGGCTACGAGGATTTTGCCTGGGAAGGCGTCCCCATGGCGGTTCCCGAGGAGACCCAGGTGGAGACGCGCATGCAGGAAATTCGGGATCTTCTCGACGAGCGCGGGGAAGTGACGTTGGAGGAGTTGCTCACCCCTGCACCGACGAAATCGGTGTTGGTGCTTTGTCTGCTTGCACTTCTGGAGCTGAGTCGTCTGGGGGAACTTCGCATGTTTCAGAAAGAACTGTTCGGTCATGTCACCGTCGTCGCTCTGTAGCGGAGGAGAGCCTGTGCAGCCTTTTCTGACAGCCCTGGAACGCACCGTCGAGGCGATTCTCTTTGTCGCCTCCGAACCGGTCTCCACGGCGGAACTCGCGGAGACCACGGGGAGTTCCCCGGCTTCCGTTGAAGCGGCCCTCTCCTCCCTGCGATGCCACTACGAAGCGGAACGACACGGGTTGACCCTTCTGCCTCTGGCCGGAGGATGGCAGATGGTCACCTCTTCCGATCTTGAGGAGGAGCTTCTCCGGTTCCGCGATGTGGCGGGGAGCAACAGGATACGCCTGAGCAAGGCTGCCTTGGAAACATTGGCGGTTATCGCCTACAATCAACCCGTGACGCGTTCGGAGATTGAGGAGATCCGGGGTGTGAGATCGGATCGCGTGGTGGAGACCCTCCTGGGACACGGGCTTGTCCGCGTGGCGGGAAGAAAGAAGGGGACGGGAACCCCGCTTCTCTACCGGACGACGGACCGCTTTATGGAGCTTTTCGGGCTTAATTCCATCGCGGATCTCCCCTCCCGGGAGGAACTCGAGGACGAACTCGCGAATGCCGAAGAAACGACTAATGGCACGTCCGCCTTTTTGGCGGAGAGCGAAGGAGAATGACTCCGTGCATTCTTTCCGTTCGAATGGGACGGCCATGCGGCTGAACAAGTATCTCGCCTCCTGTGCCGTAGGGTCTCGAAGGACCGCGGACGCGCTGATTTTCGCAGGAAGAGTCCGGGTGAACGGAGAGGTGGTGCGGGAACCCGGAAGGAGCGTGCTTCCCGGAACGGATCTCGTTTTGGTGGATGGCGTCGTCGCCTCCCCGACGGAAAAGCTCTACGTGGTTTTTCACAAACCACCTGGCGTGGTCTGCGCCTGTAAGGATCGCTTCGAAAAAACCGTGATGGATCTTTTGCCGCCCTCTCTGGTTGGACAGGGACTTTTTCCGGTGGGGCGGTTGGACAAGGAATCCGAAGGACTGTTGCTTCTCACGAACGACGGCGATTTTGCCCAGGAAATCATGCATCCCTCCTTCGGTGTGATCAAACGCTACCACGTGCGCCTGACCGCGCCGGTGGACGCGAGAACGCTGCAGCAGTGGAGAAAAGGTATCCTCATGGAGGGCAGGGTCGTCGTGCCCGTTCTCGTAGAGCCACTCTGGGGTTCTGAGAAGTCCTTCTGGATTCGGGTCGATCTCCAGGAGGGAAAGAAGCGGGAGATCCGCGTCATGGCCAGAGCCTTGGGATTGCGGATTCGGCGTCTTGTCCGCGTCGCCGTGGGCAAACTCGAACTCGCCGAACTTCAATCGGGGGCATGGCGGCTGTTTACCCGGGAAGAGTTGTGTCGTATGATTGCTCTAGGTGGTAGGATCTAGTTCGAAATGCCTATTCGCCGGGAGGGGAGAGGATGCAGGGACTTGACGAACGAACCCGCGAACTGATTCAGCGCAGGGTCCTGAAACGGGTGAAGGATATCCCCTCGTTGCCCCAGTTTGTGGTGGACACGTTGAAGAAACTCGACGATCCGAAGAGCAGCGCATCGGATGTCGCCGATCGTCTTTCCAAGGACGAGGGACTCGTCATCCGTATCTTGCGGCTTGCCAATTCCGCTTATTATGGATTGCCCCGCCGTATCGTGAGCGTCACCGAAGCGATCGCGCTTCTCGGGTTCAAGACCGTCAAGAGCATCGTGCTCGCCGCGTCGGTCTACAAGTTCATGGACAGTTCCTTCTCCGGCTACGCTTTGGACAGGGGGCTTTTGTGGAAACACTCCCTCAGTGTCGCTTTCGCGGCGAAACACATCGCTAGAAAGTGCAAGGTGGAAGAAGAAGAGGCCTATGTGGCGGGTATGCTGCACGATCTGGGAAAGATCGTGCTCAACG
Above is a genomic segment from Aminiphilus circumscriptus DSM 16581 containing:
- a CDS encoding ferredoxin; this encodes MVVTLDADECIGCGVCSQICPDVFELNEDAGKARVIRPEGAECATEAVDSCPVGCIHIEQK
- a CDS encoding Nif3-like dinuclear metal center hexameric protein; this translates as MEKRVDEILEEVHWIAPFSGAESWDNVGLLVGSPSWSVKRIAVAVDVTEEIVERAAQKGCSLLFSHHPLFLHPLKNVLLNTREGRIIERSLAHRVALVALHTNWDRSRIGVNVALASALSLRDVRPLLPATEAELWGDGAVGSLDAAVPLRDFCAGLRKAWDISWVQAYGDPRRVVSRVALLGGSGGGFWKAACTSGAHVYVTGDLKYHDRLDALWHGLDLVVVDHGEMEEWSMKHLAMAVREMTGLETEVFPLPRRMFSA
- the trpS gene encoding tryptophan--tRNA ligase — translated: MKERVFSGMRPTGKLHLGHLAGALTNWVRMQDDYECFYCIVDWHALMSDYADVSRVRSNCREVLLDWLASGLDPERSTIFIQSHVPEHAELHLALSMITPLGWLERCPTYKDQILNLKNKDLGNYAFLGYPVLMAGDIVLYKAHKVPVGEDQSAHLEITREIVRRFNNFFGEVFPEPDILLTPFPKVPGTDGRKMSKSYDNSLNISDTTEVIWEKLRTMMTDPARERRSDPGDPEKCPVWDLHKVFTSDAVCREELAQGCRTAGIGCIDCKKVLRDNVNTLLDPIRERRHHYENHGDEVMDILAEGAKKARLVAAATMNEVKQAMGLVL
- a CDS encoding segregation and condensation protein A translates to MFYEVVTGSFAGPLDVLCALVESRSIEVSTIRVWEVISLYGKYLSETERTTIKELAEFLSLAARLLLGKVHALLPEQKAAVLPGDEDDAPEDLVRALSRYRPYRKAAEVFGERFRVRSAFFSRPGADEGPPIYDLGDLYALSRLWWRLLDRKRGGAQGDEEGYEDFAWEGVPMAVPEETQVETRMQEIRDLLDERGEVTLEELLTPAPTKSVLVLCLLALLELSRLGELRMFQKELFGHVTVVAL
- the scpB gene encoding SMC-Scp complex subunit ScpB yields the protein MQPFLTALERTVEAILFVASEPVSTAELAETTGSSPASVEAALSSLRCHYEAERHGLTLLPLAGGWQMVTSSDLEEELLRFRDVAGSNRIRLSKAALETLAVIAYNQPVTRSEIEEIRGVRSDRVVETLLGHGLVRVAGRKKGTGTPLLYRTTDRFMELFGLNSIADLPSREELEDELANAEETTNGTSAFLAESEGE
- a CDS encoding pseudouridine synthase, producing MHSFRSNGTAMRLNKYLASCAVGSRRTADALIFAGRVRVNGEVVREPGRSVLPGTDLVLVDGVVASPTEKLYVVFHKPPGVVCACKDRFEKTVMDLLPPSLVGQGLFPVGRLDKESEGLLLLTNDGDFAQEIMHPSFGVIKRYHVRLTAPVDARTLQQWRKGILMEGRVVVPVLVEPLWGSEKSFWIRVDLQEGKKREIRVMARALGLRIRRLVRVAVGKLELAELQSGAWRLFTREELCRMIALGGRI
- a CDS encoding HDOD domain-containing protein, with product MQGLDERTRELIQRRVLKRVKDIPSLPQFVVDTLKKLDDPKSSASDVADRLSKDEGLVIRILRLANSAYYGLPRRIVSVTEAIALLGFKTVKSIVLAASVYKFMDSSFSGYALDRGLLWKHSLSVAFAAKHIARKCKVEEEEAYVAGMLHDLGKIVLNDFVRFGYGIIVRLVEEEQVPFMDAERQVLGFDHALVGGLILEQWNLPESYMASARYHHEPEAYEGQEGVIRSIVDVIHVANALCLMLGIGVGADGLQYYLSENALERLGIFDVEGLMSEIVDLISQVDEEFQVGE